In Desmospora profundinema, the sequence CGACTGCGTAGTTGGACGGTCCAGTTTTTTGATCACTTCCACCAACAACTTCACCGTCAGTTCCACATCTTTTTTACTGATCATGGAAATATGGCTGTGGATATACCGAGCCGCTGTACCCACCACAAGGGAGGGTACCCCTTTGTCGAACAAGTGGAATCGGCCCGCATCCGTCCCTCCGCCCATCATGGTATCCACCTGGAAAGGAATCTGGAACTCCTCCGCCGTTTCCAGTACCAAATTGCGCAGCCCGGTATTCGGGATCATGGTTGCGTCCAAGAAGGTGATGAGCGGTCCGCCGCCCAGGTGCGGCTTGTTTCTTTTGGCACCGGGTCCGTCCTGTGCGATCCCTACGTCCAGGGCAAAAGCAACATCGGGTTCAACGACATGAGGAGCAGTCGCCGCTCCGCGCAGACCCACTTCCTCCTGCACAGTGGCCCCTGCGATCACGGTGTTGGGATGGTCTTCTTCTTTCAGCCGCCGCAACACTTCCAGCGCCAGGTAGCATCCCAGACGATTATCCAAAGCCTTGGCCAGGATGGTGTCGTGATCCGGCAAGATTTCAAAAGGACAGATGGGGATCACCGGATCCCCCACCCGGATCCCCCATTTTTTCACCTGATCCTCATCCTTGGCCCCCACGTCGATGTACATTTCCCGCATCGGATAAACTTTGTTTCGCTCTTCCGTAGTTAGCAGATGCGGCGGTTTAGAGCCGATCACTCCTGTAAATGCCTTCTTTTCCGTCAACACGGTCACCCGCTGAGACAGAAGCACTTGACTCCACCAACCGCCCAGAGGGGTAAAGTACAGCATACCGCTCTTGTCGATTTCTGTTACCATAAAGCCCACTTCGTCCAAGTGTCCCGCCAGGAGAATGCGTGGAGACGGGCTGGATCCTTCTCTTTCACCGAATATGCTGCCTGTTCCATCGACAACCACCCGGGCCCCGTTCTTTTTGATTTCCCGATCCATAATCCGCCGTACTTCTTCTTCATATCCCGGAACACCCCGGGCCAGAGTCAATTCCTTCAAGAGGTCCTTCACAACAACCATCCCCTTTTTCCATCCGATTCCGATACGGTTTTCTCTATTATGAGCGTGAGAAAAAGGTTTCTATCCCAAGCGGCATATTCTTTCCTTTCCCATCTCACACTACGGGTATTGGATGTAGAGGGAGGAAAAGGGTGTATATGTACGCAATCATGCTTAACCGCCGGCCATCCGCAGTAGCCTGTTTGATGTGCGTGGCAATCTTGATTTTCCTATTTCCCCATGGGTCCGCCTTGGCCCGGGATTCCGTGACGCAGCCGAATGTCCCCATGATCGGGGATTACGCCGGGGAACTGCGGGAAAAACAGCCGCGCAAAGACGGTTTCACCCATGTGGATACCCCCCGGCTTGTACGTCGGTTACAGGAAATGGGCGTCAATACGTATTTTTATCTCATTTGGCACTCCGCTTCCGATTGGGATGACCTGCGTCTGGAATTCCTTCCTGCGGCAAAAGAAGCCGGAATCGATGTATGGGTTTATCTCGTCCCGCCAAGCGAAGCGAGAGAACGACGCTCAGAACCCTATGGGACGGATTATGTGGCGTGGATGCGGGCGGTCGGCCACTTATCCCGCTCCTTTTCCAATCTGAAGGGGGTGGTGATGGACGATTTTAATCACAACTTATCTGTATTCACTCCCGATTACCTCAGGCGGATGCGTGCTGCGGGACATGAAGCCAATCCCCACCTCCGCTTTTACCCGCAGATTTACCAGCCCGCCATCCGTAAAGAGCTGTTGAGCCGATACCGCGGGTTGTTTGACGGGATCGTCATGACCTATCGTGACGGCATTTACCGAAACACGCAGCGAACACAACAATTGGAACACCAGGTGACACAGATCTCCCGCCTGCTGCATCGCGAGGGGCTCCCTTTTGTGCTGATGGTACATGCAAGCAAATTGTCGGCTACCCCCGCCAATCCTTCCGCCCGCTACGTTAATGAAACGCTACGTGCCGGGTTAAGCCGATTGACTCAGGGGGAATTACAAGGATTGATCACCTATGTTCTACAAAAAGATTGGTTTCCGGAAACCCGTGATCGTCTGGCAAAAGTGGGACACGGTTACGGTTGCCTCTTCGTCCCTCCCGGTTCCCATCCCCCTGCCGGAAGATCGGGAGAACTGAAGCAGGTGGTGTTTCCGGAAGGACCCCCTCCTTATCGGCTCACCTTCTACCATCGGGTGATCGCACCTGCCAGGCTCCCAGCGGGGCAATATATTCAGGAAATCCTAGTAAATGGAAATCGAGTCTGGTCTCAGGACGCCGCCATCGCCTCTCGCAAAAATTGGCAGCAAAAAAAGTTGGATCTTACTCCTTGGTTAAAAGGAAA encodes:
- a CDS encoding M42 family metallopeptidase, which produces MKDLLKELTLARGVPGYEEEVRRIMDREIKKNGARVVVDGTGSIFGEREGSSPSPRILLAGHLDEVGFMVTEIDKSGMLYFTPLGGWWSQVLLSQRVTVLTEKKAFTGVIGSKPPHLLTTEERNKVYPMREMYIDVGAKDEDQVKKWGIRVGDPVIPICPFEILPDHDTILAKALDNRLGCYLALEVLRRLKEEDHPNTVIAGATVQEEVGLRGAATAPHVVEPDVAFALDVGIAQDGPGAKRNKPHLGGGPLITFLDATMIPNTGLRNLVLETAEEFQIPFQVDTMMGGGTDAGRFHLFDKGVPSLVVGTAARYIHSHISMISKKDVELTVKLLVEVIKKLDRPTTQSFTRFTENA